A DNA window from Calliphora vicina chromosome 1, idCalVici1.1, whole genome shotgun sequence contains the following coding sequences:
- the Osi7 gene encoding uncharacterized protein Osi7 → MAHKFVAISVVCLVSLAAALPAEETRGHARNAVGSDNDIMDSIYSDCLRKDSVSCVKYKLFNFVDKVLGARDQFALTEGVTVVRSPDAPVQEAARAISGDESFESLAMNRIAGFLNSHTIKVELKGADIVQAVSSTGRALEDVSESLFGNDDPNAPEESRGKKKKAAKILGPIIALIALKAAALLPLLLGAIALIAGKALLIGKIALVLSAVIGLKKLLSQEKHVTYEVVAHPHHSASHSVSHDSYGSGYSADVGSSGSYGSSGHGGWGRSLDAQDLAYTAQKPKA, encoded by the coding sequence atggCTCACAAATTTGTTGCAATCAGTGTTGTGTGTTTAGTTTCACTAGCTGCTGCCTTACCTGCTGAAGAAACACGCGGTCATGCCCGCAATGCCGTGGGATCCGACAATGATATTATGGATAGTATATACAGCGATTGTCTGCGCAAGGATTCCGTGTCCTGTGTGAAATATAAGCTCTTCAATTTTGTGGATAAAGTGTTGGGAGCACGCGATCAATTTGCTCTGACCGAAGGTGTTACCGTAGTGCGTTCGCCCGATGCTCCTGTGCAAGAGGCTGCCCGTGCCATTTCAGGCGATGAGTCTTTCGAATCTTTGGCCATGAATCGTATTGCTGGTTTCTTGAACTCTCACACCATTAAGGTTGAATTGAAGGGTGCTGATATTGTGCAAGCTGTCAGCTCTACCGGCCGTGCTTTGGAAGATGTCTCCGAGTCTTTGTTCGGTAACGATGACCCCAATGCCCCTGAAGAAAGCCGTGGCAAAAAGAAGAAGGCCGCCAAAATCTTGGGCCCCATCATTGCTTTGATTGCGTTGAAGGCTGCCGCTCTCTTGCCATTGCTTTTGGGTGCTATTGCTTTGATTGCCGGCAAGGCTTTGTTGATCGGTAAAATCGCTTTGGTACTTTCTGCCGTCATTGGTTTGAAGAAATTGTTGTCTCAAGAGAAACACGTCACCTATGAAGTTGTTGCCCATCCCCATCACAGTGCCAGTCACTCAGTCAGCCATGATTCCTATGGCAGTGGCTACAGCGCTGATGTCGGTTCATCAGGATCATACGGCAGTTCTGGTCATGGTGGTTGGGGCCGTTCCTTGGATGCTCAAGATTTGGCCTACACTGCCCAAAAGCCCAAGGCTTAA